A single region of the Salvia miltiorrhiza cultivar Shanhuang (shh) chromosome 8, IMPLAD_Smil_shh, whole genome shotgun sequence genome encodes:
- the LOC131001962 gene encoding uncharacterized protein LOC131001962 isoform X1, which translates to MARAALLHLLKSKSKAFNSGSLFQSTNLQFVRNHLSRVVPWADTLCSKTNANSPVQFPSVQRRFISRSAPVADKNKISIGNENRGEEGIDEKDYGFVYNGPLSNTIKKVKLLSLSTCCLSVSLGPIVTFMTSQDTNVILKGAVASSVIFLSASTTGALHWFVSPYVHKLRWQPGSDSFEVDMMSWLGTYITKTIMFADIRPPDTNRPYVSFKANGNFYYVDEERCDNKALLAKLNPHDRSRDTAFKNL; encoded by the exons ATGGCGAGAGCTGCTTTGCTTCATTTGCTTAAATCTAAATCTAAAGCTTTCAATTCAGGTTCTTTATTTCAATCTACGAATCTTCAATTTGTCC GCAATCACCTTTCTAGGGTTGTTCCATGGGCCGATACGCTTTGTTCCAAAACCAATGCCAACTCTCCAGTGCAGTTTCCTTCTGTACAGAGACGATTTATATCTCGATCAGCTCCAGTAGCAGACAAGAACAAGATTAGCATTGGGAATGAAAACAGGGGAGAAGAGGGAATTGATGAGAAAGACTATGGGTTTGTTTATAATGGTCCTCTATCAAATACAATCAAGAAAGTGAAGCTTCTCTCACTCTCCACCTGCTGCCTCTCGGTATCACTAGGCCCTATTGTCACGTTCATGACATCTCAAGACACGAACGTGATTCTAAAGGGTGCAGTTGCATCTTCGGTCATATTCTTAAGTGCTTCGACTACTGGGGCTCTTCACTGGTTTGTGAGCCCTTATGTCCACAAACTCAGATGGCAGCCTGGCTCTGACAGCTTTGAGGTTGATATGATGTCGTGGTTGGGAACATATATAACGAAGACCATCATGTTTGCGGATATCCGACCTCCAGACACCAATAGGCCCTACGTATCATTTAAGGCTAATGGCAATTTCTACTATGTCGATGAAGAGCGTTGTGATAACAAGGCATTGCTAGCAAAGCTGAACCCTCATGACCGGTCCCGTGATACTGCTTTCAAGAACTTGTGA
- the LOC130998209 gene encoding cytochrome c-type biogenesis protein CcmE homolog, mitochondrial-like, which translates to MAVYEAWTKEQSDALLKILVESSIRGWRDNSGLFSKATVEEMILPVLNERLSCIAGFIIIVLNQFQDQLVFYVTPTEALDKYTSDPKKSKFRLGDLVLENSVAQIPSSSEIQFVITYLITDILVKYEGSLPDLFCEGNLGAI; encoded by the exons ATGGCAGTGTATGAAGCATGGACAAAGGAACAAAGTGATGCCTTGTTAAAAATTCTGGTTGAATCTTCAATTAGGGGATGGCGCGATAATAGTGGTTTATTTAGCAAAGCCACAGTAGAGGAAATGATATTGCCTGTTCTGAATGAAAGACTTAG CTGCATCGCCGGATTCATAATCATTGTGCTCAACCAATTTCAAGATCAATTGGTCTTCTACGTCACCCCCACAGAAGCCCTAGACAAGTACACCTCTGACCCCAAGAAATCCAAGTTCCGTCTCGGCGACCTTGTGCTCGAGAACAGCGTTGCGCAGATCCCGTCGTCATCGGAGATCCAGTTCGTCATCACCTATCTGATCACTGACATTTTGGTCAAGTACGAGGGCAGCCTACCCGATCTCTTCTGCGAGGGGAATCTGGGTgccatttaa
- the LOC131001964 gene encoding uncharacterized protein LOC131001964 — protein MHTLVGYNSCLFSISYKRSATQVGKALLPGEFKVFEIWELDSRIGSWEKHFHVVLNDVEKAVGLKNNILFLEGRGGSDNLCELLVYDLITREMKATGIFDYAGKMKIADYVCPNGSGTSTDMELTSSTDESSSQSSLSAQFSLIRM, from the exons ATGCATACCCTAGTTGGGTATAATAGTTGTTTGTTTTCTATATCCTATAAGAGAAGCGCAACACAAGTTGGAAAAGCACTTCTTCCGGGAGAGTTTAAAGTTTTTGAGATATGGGAGCTTGATAGTAGGATTGGGTCGTGGGAAAAACATTTCCATGTTGTTCTGAATGATGTTGAGAAAGCAGTGGggcttaaaaataatatattatttctcGAAGGGAGGGGTGGGAGCGATAATTTATGTGAATTGTTGGTTTATGATTTGATTACTAGGGAAATGAAGGCCACAGGCATCTTTGATTATGCTGGAAAAATGAAGATTGCTGACTATGTTTGCCCGAATGG GTCTGGTACTAGTACTGATATGGAGTTAACGAGTTCAACAGATGAATCTTCATCTCAGTCCTCCCTTTCAGCTCAGTTCTCCCTAATTAGGATGTAA
- the LOC131001963 gene encoding mRNA-decapping enzyme subunit 2-like, with product MSGALNRSSSGPTKNILPPQELLDDLCSRFVLNVPKEDQQSFERILFLVEYAHWFYEDNSVEKNPSLKSLTLKEFTSLLFNNCDVLKPYVPHIDDIFKDFTSYKFRVPVTGAIILDEAYERCLLVKGWKGSSWSFPRGKKNKDEEDHKCAIREVLEETGFDVSELLNEDDYIEMIFGQQRVRLYIVSGVKENTSFAPQTKKEISEIAWQRLDELQSASGDVISRGITGLKLYMVAPFLASLKSWISKHPPPIATMYDKPRKVTVWKAKNGTGGIPSIAGERQPSKILPDVHPPEAQPVSTFRNFRFDTGPILQAVDAAFSN from the exons ATGTCAGGTGCCCTCAATCGATCTTCGAGTGGTCCTACGAAGAATATCCTCCCTCCTCAAGAACTCCTCGACGATCTCTGCAG TCGGTTTGTTCTAAACGTGCCCAAGGAAGACCAGCAGTCTTTTGAGAGGATTTTGTTTCTAGTGGAGTACGCCCACTGGTTTTATGAAGATAACTCTGTTGAAAAGAACCCATCACTGAAGTCATTgactttgaaggaatttactTCCTTAT TGTTTAACAATTGTGATGTTCTGAAACCGTATGTTCCCCATATTGATGACATATTTAAGGACTTCACTTCGTATAAATTTCGAGTTCCAGTTACAGGGGCGATTATACTGGATGAAGCTTATGAACGG TGCTTACTAGTGAAAGGATGGAAAGGAAGTAGTTGGAGCTTTCCCCGTGGAAAGAAGAACAAAGATGAGGAAGATCATAAGTGTGCCATTAGAGAA GTATTAGAGGAAACAGGTTTTGATGTTTCAGAACTCCTTAACGAAGACGATTACATTGAAATGATCTTTGGACAGCAGAGAGTGAGGCTGTACATAGTTTCTGGGGTGAAAGAGAACACATCTTTTGCACCACAAACTAAGAAAGAGATAAGT GAAATTGCATGGCAGAGGCTTGATGAACTTCAATCAGCAAGTGGTGATGTCATATCTCGTGGGATCACTGGCCTCAAGCTCTATATGGTTGCTCCATTTTTGGC ATCTTTGAAGTCATGGATCTCAAAGCATCCGCCTCCGATAGCAACTATGTATGACAAACCTCGAAAAG TCACTGTTTGGAAGGCAAAAAACGGCACTGGTGGAATCCCCTCTATAGCAGGCGAGCGCCAGCCAAGTAAAATCCTACCTGATGTGCACCCTCCTGAAGCTCAACCAGTAAGCACCTTCAGAAACTTCCGATTTGATACTGGTCCGATCCTGCAAGCAGTCGATGCTGCATTCTCTAACTGA
- the LOC131001962 gene encoding uncharacterized protein LOC131001962 isoform X2: MARAALLHLLKSKSKAFNSGNHLSRVVPWADTLCSKTNANSPVQFPSVQRRFISRSAPVADKNKISIGNENRGEEGIDEKDYGFVYNGPLSNTIKKVKLLSLSTCCLSVSLGPIVTFMTSQDTNVILKGAVASSVIFLSASTTGALHWFVSPYVHKLRWQPGSDSFEVDMMSWLGTYITKTIMFADIRPPDTNRPYVSFKANGNFYYVDEERCDNKALLAKLNPHDRSRDTAFKNL, translated from the exons ATGGCGAGAGCTGCTTTGCTTCATTTGCTTAAATCTAAATCTAAAGCTTTCAATTCAG GCAATCACCTTTCTAGGGTTGTTCCATGGGCCGATACGCTTTGTTCCAAAACCAATGCCAACTCTCCAGTGCAGTTTCCTTCTGTACAGAGACGATTTATATCTCGATCAGCTCCAGTAGCAGACAAGAACAAGATTAGCATTGGGAATGAAAACAGGGGAGAAGAGGGAATTGATGAGAAAGACTATGGGTTTGTTTATAATGGTCCTCTATCAAATACAATCAAGAAAGTGAAGCTTCTCTCACTCTCCACCTGCTGCCTCTCGGTATCACTAGGCCCTATTGTCACGTTCATGACATCTCAAGACACGAACGTGATTCTAAAGGGTGCAGTTGCATCTTCGGTCATATTCTTAAGTGCTTCGACTACTGGGGCTCTTCACTGGTTTGTGAGCCCTTATGTCCACAAACTCAGATGGCAGCCTGGCTCTGACAGCTTTGAGGTTGATATGATGTCGTGGTTGGGAACATATATAACGAAGACCATCATGTTTGCGGATATCCGACCTCCAGACACCAATAGGCCCTACGTATCATTTAAGGCTAATGGCAATTTCTACTATGTCGATGAAGAGCGTTGTGATAACAAGGCATTGCTAGCAAAGCTGAACCCTCATGACCGGTCCCGTGATACTGCTTTCAAGAACTTGTGA